One Microbacterium sp. zg-B96 genomic region harbors:
- a CDS encoding YciI family protein, with translation MRYLMLVLTDPDLEANEEVPVSIEAWVDEAYGTGRAVEGDRLRPATEAKTIRRRRREVIVSDGPFAEAYELIGGFDVLECETVEDAIELASRHPMATSGVIQLHPAWPLDL, from the coding sequence ATGCGATACCTCATGCTGGTCCTCACCGATCCGGATCTGGAAGCCAACGAGGAGGTGCCCGTCTCCATCGAGGCCTGGGTCGACGAGGCCTACGGAACCGGACGTGCAGTCGAAGGCGATCGGCTGCGGCCGGCCACCGAGGCCAAGACCATCCGCCGGCGCCGGCGGGAGGTCATCGTCAGCGACGGACCGTTCGCCGAGGCGTACGAACTGATCGGCGGCTTCGACGTGCTCGAGTGCGAGACGGTGGAGGATGCCATCGAACTCGCGTCGCGGCATCCGATGGCCACGTCCGGCGTGATCCAGCTGCACCCTGCCTGGCCGCTGGACCTCTGA